The following nucleotide sequence is from Anguilla rostrata isolate EN2019 chromosome 3, ASM1855537v3, whole genome shotgun sequence.
AATATGTTGAAGATTTTGAATTTGCTGAGTAGTTGATTTTGCTCGTCGGGTTAGTTGACCGTACTAAACAGTTGAATCAGGCCCATCTCATCACATGGTCAGTAAATGACTgctgtgtggtgtaatggtTTTGGGTGACTGCATTTGTTGTCACTGCTTGCCAAGGTAGCAGTAAATGTGTCAGAGGGAATTTGTATGGGTGGAGACGAGAAACACTGTTAGTGGAGATCTCTTACTAGAGTATCGCAGTGATATCAGGTGAGGTGGTGTCAAGAACTTTGCAAACATGCTGAAGTCTGTCAGTGCCTGTTGGTACCTGTGTACGTACATGACCTTGGCAAAGAGCcatttcatgttatttattGGCTTATCACAAACAGGACGGTCAGAACATACAAATGCAGTATATGTGAAGTCATTGTGCAGTTTCATTTATTCTATTTGTCCTGCACTGTTGCTATGTGTCAAACAGTGTGGGCCGTATCAGAGGCCTTTTGTTAGCTCAAAGAGaactttaaaaatcagtttcctctctgagaggaagtggaatgttctggatgTTAATCTCAAACTGTGTGGACTGTAGAGCTTCTGTCAATTGTGTGACTGCAATGCGAAATGGAACTGAAGGgacgcaggtacacacacagacacgcaaacgcacacgcacacgcacacacacacacacacacacacacacatgcacacagtgacaTCAACCTGCAGTGCCAGacaagtgatttttatttaattgttagcTGATGCAGCAGAACAAATATTGTTGGTGTACAGTATTTACTGAACCAGGTGATGGTAAGTAGTGTAGCAGTGAAAAAACaatcacaccaaaaaaaaaaaataacactcctattatttcatttgtggaaAAATTTGTCACTGTCCTAATCTGATTCAAAAAACTGTAGATCCCCCTTAAGCTTTAATCATGGATGACAGAAAGGCGTTCTCAGTACACTTATCTTTACGGCTTATgctgagaaatgtatttttgaccATCATTGTTCCTGGCTCGTGGGTACAGTAGTGTCCCATAGGGGATTCTAACAACTAACCTTCCTTTTACGAGTCAGGCTCCCCTGTCACGACACCACGCACCTGGTATAATTACCCCTACAAATGTTTGCTTCAGGGTGAAATGCAGAACCTAATTCTGTATAACTTCTGCTTTCGAGCtataatgttcatttttataagTCAAAAGGCTGTTTTGTCCCAGAGTCTGGTGTGTTCCTCTTTTGGTTCCTTTGGCTTTCTGTGGTCTGTAGGACTGAGCAGGCATGTATGGGGAATACCCACAATCTGAGAGGGAGCTATGCAACACAGAGCCTGTTCCCCTGCCTCCCATTAAATGTGCTTTGCTGCTACACCCCGCCCTCCCAGCGCTGCCCCCTCCTGGGAGACACGCTCACTGCACTGTTTAGTCAacagctttgtttgttttcagctaTGTGATGTACTGTTTTCATGTCAAGATTAGTTTGGTGTGGGCCTCAACTTAGGACTGAGAGCCTGCCATCAATCATTCTGGCGTGTCCAAGCACTGAACTGAAACAAGAATAGCAAtcccctctcttgctctctctctccattttcccctctccctctccctccctccctctctctctttctctctctctccctccatctctctctctctctctccttctttctccatctctctctctttctgtctctctatctctatctcatATTAAAGACTGACGTAGTGCAGTCTGGTTGTATATGATCTTAACTtgtctgtgacctctgacccttttCTTCTTGCAGATCTTCCAAGAGCTGAAGAGCAGTCAAGTGGCTAAGACCTTCAGGAAGGCCATCAACAGGAAGGAGGGGATCCTGGCCATTGGGGGCACCTCTGAGCTGTCCAGTGAGGGCACCCAGCACTCTTTCTCAGGTGAGACACAGGGCAACACATTCACCAAATCACCCAAAACATATTCAGGCTGTTCATAGCACATTGTTTATCCACTTTGCAAATTATTTAATGGATTAAGATCATTGGCTAGAAGATGCATGTTGTAAATGTCTGCCTATGAAACATGGGTTTCACCCATCAAGTGTGTATTCTCGAAGGCCTAAGGTGTGGGCTGAACTGAAAGctgaggagaaaggagaggggtGTGTGCATTGGATCTGGAGCCTCCTGccatcatttgtttttcttctttcttccccCGActccagaggaggagaggtTTGCGTTTGTGAACTGGATAAACACTGCCCTGGAGCAGGATCCAGACTGTAAGCACGTGCTGCCAATGGACCCAAACACCAACGCCCTCTTCAAGGCTGTGGGAGACGGCATCGTGCTCTGGTGAGACCCATTCTATCCCTCGGGCTGACTACACTGCTCTGGGTGCCAGTGTGGCACAGCGGTTTCATTGGCTGTATACAGAATCATCTTGGCTCAATTAGGGAATTAGCTCTATACACCAATGCTGGTAACAGTTTCATTCATTGGGTTATCAATTAATTTAGCTGAACGCCTGGCCATGTATATGGGTTAGCTAATTCAATAATTAAGAGAagatgaaatccagaaacaaaTATAGCCCTCCTTGCCCACCTATAGGTTGAGCGGATTGACTTGTAACCCTGAAGGTGTACTCTTTGAGTGAGGTGCTGTCTTGTAGTCTGCATGCTATGAAGTTAATCTGCAGTATGTAGCATAGTGTACTCTCATAGTTGACAGTTACTTCTAATGATGAGCATTCATGcagtattttttccccttaacaCACTCCAGTAAAATGATCAACCTATCGGTGCCCGATACGATTGATGAGAGGACCATAAACAAGAAGAAGCTGACGCCGTTCACCACTCAGGTGGGTCCTGGCGGGCTGGGTGTCGGCCGAAGGCGTGAAGCTGGAAGCCCATAGGGTTACCATGGTGAGTCGCGCAGTTTAACCCCGCTAACGGAGCCCTGTTTCTCCCTTCCCCCGCAGGAGAACTTGAACCTGGCCCTCAACTCGGCCTCCGCCATCGGCTGCCACGTGGTCAACATTGGGGCGATGGACCTGAGGGAAGGGAAGCCCCACCTGGTGCTGGGGCTGCTGTGGCAGATCATCAAGATCGGCCTGTTCGCCGACATCGAGCTGAGCCGGAACGAAGGTACGCCGCCGTGGCCACCCATATACCATCACCTTCGAAGCCCATTGGTTTATGTGCAGCTCTTTGATGAGATCTAATATATGATACATAATCCTTATCAGATGGGTACCTTAATCTCAGAACCATTATCTGGATAATGGGTAGAGCAGTTGATGGGTGCAGtgtctgaaaatatgaaaatctaCTGTGCCCATCGCTGTTAATGTCCCTGTGTAGAACCTCCTGTTTTGGCTCAAGTGAATGGTGACTGTTTATATTTTGATTAACTGAAGAGATAGCCAGCCTGAGTCCTTGCATTTTTGTCTAGTATTAGTGTGGAATGCTTGCTGTCACATGCCGATGAACTTTGGAGGAATTCCAGTATGTTTGgttgaaatctgtttttgttcagcCTCTGCTTGCTTTGGAACAGAACGGCCTCAGTAACGGTTTATGAAATCTGTGCGAAAAAATTTTATCAATGCATCCGTAAACGGTATTTAGACCTCCTTGGCGTGGATCCGCTTTGTTAAGGCTATTAACTCATGCAGTTTCAACAgggttttcttctttccttACGTCCCCTGTGTTTTGAGCCCCCCGTGTGCCGTCATCCATTGGTCAGTAAAGGGGCAACCGTGTGCTGTTTCTCACTGCAAAAGAGGTCTCTTTTACAATAGATGCCCCAACTTAAGCAATGGGTGCAACAATTTAGATCCTTTCGGTACTTCGTTTTTACAGAGAAAAATGGTGATGCTGAGGCAGTCGTTTTAGCTTAAGCCTTCTTTCGCATCTAACGGTACCTGAGAGTAGGCCGTTTCCTCAGAGAGACTGAACTAAAGCACTGAGCAGTGTGGTGGGCGGGACTCTGTGGGACACAGAGCGGACATTGGTCGGTGGAGTGCAGAGGACAGGTGGGCTGACGGAGGTGTGACTCTGTTTCCTCAGCTCTGGCGGCCCTGCTGAGAGAGGGCGAGACCCTGGAGGACCTGATGAAGCTCTCCCCCGAGGAGCTGCTCCTGCGCTGGGCCAACTTCCACCTGGAGAACGCCGGCTGGAGCAAGATCAACAACTTGAGCTCCGACATCAAGGTGGGCCAGCCCGCAGGTCCCTACGCCGGCATGTCTTTCAAAGACCAGTCTCTCTCTTTACACCGTGTCAGGGGACTGTTTGAGCACCCAAATAGACTGCACCGTGGGCCTATGTTCAGCTTGGCACTGTCCTaccccttttaaaaatgaaattgtggaAATGTGCAATAGAACAGTTATAAGGCCAGTGACATTTCTCAAGGCAGTGGTGGCCCGTTATATATCGCCTTCTTACATGTCCAGTACAAGGGACTCCCGCAGTACCTGGGTTCCATGCCTCAGAAATCTTCTGAAGGTCTCAGGCTATTGATTTACGCCTCCTCTTTCAGGGCTGTCTCTCGCGCATCGACCCGCTCGCGCTGTGCTATTTATAACCCCGCCCGGTCCTTCAGCCTGCTGTTTGAATCAGCTAATGGCGTAGAAGCAGTGAAAGTTTAATGAAAGTGGCTCCTGAGGAAACCTGGAGCCGTGACGAGATTACAGAGACAGTAAACAGTCCGAGGGCCTCTTTTCCTTTTACCTTTAGAGAAGACGTTTCACCATAATGGcagtaataaatattttattttacctttttcttTTGGCCTCAAGAACTTCACGTCTTACACGTTCGGGCTTAATCCAAAAGCagatttcagtggaaaaattctgtattttatccttttattctgtgtttctaaatatgaaatgtaaacatTGTTGAAGGTAATAGCTGAttggttttaatttattttctggctgGCATGCTATATGCAGATATGCCTGGTAAGACTTTTCCATGTTTAGACAGAGGACCATTGGCCTCCTCTGTAGATCCACCTTTTTAAGGTAATTGGAGCCAGTGACTTGATTTGAACTTGAATCATACATTGTTCCAGGTGTCACTCAGCTGGTGGTTGCATGGCAACACCAGAACCTTCAGAGCAGAACCACAGAGCAGAACCACAGCATGCAGGATGCACATCATCAAACTGTATATTCTTCCCCTTGTTTAGCTAGTATATGGTAATTATTTTATACTGGGGTTTTTGAAACAACAAGCATGATATTGTGAAATTCCCATAATAAATCTCATAAGGAATCTGTAGAATTCATTGATagcatttttttcactttggTAATCAGACTGttggttttctctctctgtgatccAGCTAACAGACTTCTCAAATTCAGTGAAGGTACTCACCACAGAGCCTTTCCAATAGACCATCTCTGTTTTGGCATGAAGGTctctattaaattatttttatgggtGTACCTTTTCATCAGTGTCCTTGTCAAAGTCAAACCCAATTCCCGCTTCCattattttccttctttgtGTCAAGGACAGAGCATGCCTTCCCAGCCTGCATTGCGCTTGTCCccatgtgatgatgtcatcccccACATAACCATTTTTCTGTCTCACACGGTGTGTTTTAAAATTGGATGGAGCAGCGGTAGAGTGAAAGGTCTTGTTTCTGCCCCCCCTAGGACTCCAGGGCGTACTTCCACCTGCTGAACCAGATCTCCCCCAAAGGGACCAAAGAGGGCGAGGATCGCATCGACATCGACATGTCGGGCTTTGGGGTATGTATCTGCTCCCACAGCACGTCTAgctcagtgtggggtgggggtgctaccaaactatttatttagcaaattatttatttaattagcagtTGCCCTTATGCAAAGCcatgtgtttcactgtgtataCAGCTTGGTGTTGCTGAAGCAACTGGGAAAAGGACCATGTTCAAACAGTGATACAGTGTTACAGTAATAGTGCCCCAATGGtgatttaaacctgcaacctctaaaTTACTAGCTCCTATACTGCCGGGCCTCTTCCAAGCACAGGGACATACGCATGGTTAAAAAGATCCAGTCCAGTTGGAAAGACAGATCCAGATCCATCCAGATGTTTGGCGAATGCCAAAAAATCACACTTGGCTAACTGTGTGCCATGATCAGATCATTCATTGGGCTTTCTGGAGCAGAAGCATGTGACTTAGTCATGTCATCATTTATTCAAAAACTTTGTTTCCATCCCTCTTTATTGCATCTTCTCTTTATCGATAAGCCAACTTTTCCACCTCAGCCAcgtgtaaaaacatttttatggtattttgtttttttttatttttgaatttcaaGACTTTCCACTCAGGTTTACTTATGTGCACATTCAAAATTTGCACAAAAGCTGTTGGATGGAAACCCACTATCAGAGGTTTCCTGCTTCTCTTTGAAGCCCTTGTTCTGGCATGCGACTGCCTTTTTCGGCAAGGTTTTCACTGGCATATTGCGCACATCTGTGTGCGTTAAAAAACTTccaataaaatgaatttctgtCCAACGGCACAGCTGCTGTGTGGTTTTGACTGAGGAAGCTTTCTAGACCCGCGTCTCCCGGGCTCCCTGAGCTTACCCGCAGACCGAGAGTACGTCTCCTCGAGGCTGCTGGCTGCCGTGCCTCGCGAATGCACGCTGTGCATCTGTattcagccagccaatcagaatgcagcCGGAGATGAgtcagaggaggggagaggctgCGTGTGTTCCCTGAGAAGGCTTGGCTCAGGGAGGCGGCTCGCTGAGCGTTGAGGGGGAGCGCTGGGCTCTCTGCGGCAGATGCGACACGAGCACGCGTGTCAGCCCCTGCGCCGGAACTGGAGCGGCGAGAAGATTTACTGCGTCGCGCCCGCCTCGTTCAAGATCAAGGACAGGGGCGGGGGGCACAATTTAGTGCATTGCTCCTGCTCTGGTAGGGATCAGGGAAGTGGGGACGATTTAGTGCCTTGTGCCCGCTTTAATTAGGATCATGTAGAACTGGGATGATTTAGCATGTGGAGCCCACCATGGTGGCCCGGTTTAGCCTTTCCAGATTActcactctccctttccccccatAAGCCTCTCAGCCTCTACCACTTCAAAACCATTCCTgaatcgagagagagagaggtaaaagGAACACCATGCAGTGTtctgaaaaatgattttctgcTTCACAGATTTTCAGCTTGAATCTCTTTTGAATCTTTGGGACCTGAGCAGGAACACTGCCAGGCTGCAACTTTCAGAGTTTACCATCctttaattgaattaaagaATAGAAAAAAGACTTCTCAAATAAGCttaattcagaataaaaattacaaacaaTTTGCATTGACATTAAATGCTGGATGCTTAATACAGCATTGGAAGCAAGGTCCTATGCTTTCATGCTCAAAGgcagtggaaaaaagaaatgttttaagttTGGCTGCTCTTAGACGACGCGTAAGCCAAATTGGTCTGCCTGAGACAGATGTTTGTTTGAAacatattgtttgttttggctaTTGCCTTTTAGCGTGTCCGTCTATTTACAAGGTCACATAAAGGTACTCCAGGCCTCATGTTATTTCCAAAGAATAGCGTTGTGTATTATCACTGAAGAGATAATGATATGAGTATGTGACTTGAGGCTCAGTATATTACAAGTGTGCTTTACAATTATCTGGCATAATTTCATTCCCCAGGGCCCTTGGAGGGGCTGAAATTATTGCAAAAATGTAGTGATCAGTCAATTTTCTGATGTCTCCAATGGTGCTCTCCTGACTCATGAATACAAAACTCAGGGTTAAATAAGGAGACCATACCCTTCTGCTTTGTGGCCACTGAAAGCAGTCTCCTGTCTGCTTTTGTTCTGTGGGAGTGGAAACTCATCTGGTCTTAATAGTTTGTACTTTAAATTAAAGGGGAACAGTGGGTTAAGAACATGGCTTGCAGAGGCTGTGGGTTGAAATCCCAGGAGGGGCATTGTACCAATTAAACGagttgtttttaataaacctgTAATTGGATCATGTAAAATGCACAGTGAGCTCCTTTGAGTCACCTTGGTTTAATTTCTTGTCCAAGTGAATAAGTAAGTAGAAGGTACATCTCAACAGTCCAGtgtatttatgaaattaatggCCTAAGATTTGTCATATTTCATAATGGCTTCTGTGTGAGTAGAGTATTGTACTTTCAGCTTTGAACAATCAGATTTCAGTGTCTTAATTGTCAAAACTCTGTGCAAGACAGAGTTTCACCTCCACCCTCCTTCCCCCCGGGTTTCCTCTGCTAAAGTAATGTGGAATCAACACTGCTGTGCGTTTCAGCTTCCTGGGGTTACAAATCAGTCAATGCTGTGATTTATGCGGGAGAATGGTGCGATTGAGTGGGGAGACAATGGCATCCGGCCTTGTTTACTCTGAGGTTTACTCAGGGGTCAGCATTCGCTGGGGACCAGCAAAATCAGCTATTTATTGAGGGAGGAAACATAGGtggtagagagggagaaaggagggagatgGATAGAGGAAGTTACGTATTTGATGCAGTGGATGAAGGGCCCATTGATGGGGGAACCctacttctgtgtgtgtgtgtgttactttgCGGGTCACTGAGCAGTCACCCCACTTAgcggcacacactcacatttactGGATAAATTCCTGCTTTCCTGAATTCCTCAATCCCCAAGTAGGCTGGGCTGTGTAGTAAGCCAGAGTTAAACTGTAACCATCTCCAAGCCCTTCTGATAATTACTCACCCAGCACTTTTAATGGAGCAGTCACACATACATGTTCACCCCAGAGCTTTTATTGGAGCAGCCACACTTAGATTTCAACTAGAAACATTCACACCACTTTACCGTGTGAATACTTTATGGTCCTGTTTACCTATCCTagacaaaataatgttttttcatGGTTATGTAATGCTGTGAAGGCACAGTCTCAGAATTTCCAATGAGATATAATTCAGCTTTGGAATTTAAAAGGCTACTGATAGCGGCataagtgaatgagtgaatgtgcTATTCCAGAATCCCATTGTTGCTGTGACTACTGACTGAGGAAGTTGCATCACAAAGTGCAGCTTTGCCTTTGGGGAAGAGCAGTCCTATGTCATGTGACCTTGCGTTCTGACCTGGTACCGTGTGCTTGTGCCGTTCAGGAGAAGGATGACCTGAAGAGGGCCGAGTACATGCTGCAGCAGGCAGATGCCCTCGGCTGCCGGCAGTTTGTCACGCCCGCTGATGTTGTCAGCGGCAACCCAAAACTTAACCTGGCCTTCGTGGCCAACCTCTTCAACAAGTACCCATCCCTGACCAAGCCAGAGAACCAGGACATCGACTGGGGCCGGCTGGAAGGTGGGCATGACCCTTATGGGGGTAACGTTTAGCAGGGTACATGGGTGCTGAGGGAGTTCCTTTACAAATGGTACTTGATGATCTACTCATTGCTATGATAACGATTATAGTTAATCAAATGTTCAAAGGAAAATGTAGATATGTTAAAAGGGTTGTAAATCTCAGCCATGGCTGAAGGTTACTGTAAATGTGCCCCCCTTGAACAGGTTGTGTAAACATTGAAACTGAGTTTTCAGGCCATCATGGAAACCTTTGTCATACTGCGTAGAGAAAGCTATATGGTGCTCACATCATTAAGTCCTTAAATAATCTGAAGGCCATCTCTGGTCAGTTGTGTTCATTGTGATCTGATTCTGCAGCAGTATAGAATGTATTTTTCTTggcaaaagtaaaataaagaagTTAGTGGACAAACCAAGTGTGATAATGCCTTCGGATGTAGTTCAGTATTGTTCTGTAAGCCCGTAAAGGGTCCTCACTGTCACACATGGGTGTAGTCTCCTCACTAAAATGCAGTTTACTCAGATTCGCGTCCCTGTCTGAATCTCTgtggaaaatattaatgaacagctgggccatttttaaaaaggaaacgtCAGCCGCTTCATGTACATTGTATAGCGTTGTAGCTCCCCCTGGTGGATGTGCTGTATATAACTGCAATCACCGAATGAGCCGTGGAGGATTGCGAGACATGTGGTAGATTATCTATAGACTATTGCCAGATGGCTTAATTTGAGCAGTGAATGAGTAAAGATGTGCTGAATGTTCTAGTTGTTGCACTGCATTATTGTGTTCCTATTTACTGGAGACATAGTCCTCAGAAAATGAGCAGTACACTTACACTTATATCCTTAATCCAGGATAACACTGGATAACAACTGAATAACAGCTTTGTCAGTGGATGGGTTGCTGAcgcctgtttctctctccccaggtGAAACGCGAGAAGAGAGGACCTTCCGTAACTGGATGAACTCCTTGGGGGTCAACCCCCATGTCAACCACCTATATGGGTAAGGTGCCCATCCACCTGGTGAcctgtgtagcgtgtgtgtgtgtttgtgcgtgtgtctgtgagtatggtgtgcatgtgtttgtttgtgtgtgtttgggtttttgtatgtgtttgtttgtgtgtatcatttttctggggttttttctGTAGTGACCTGCAAGATGCACTTGTCATCCTACAACTGTATGAGAAGATCAAGGTTCCAGTCGACTGGACCAACAAAGTCAACAGACCACCCTACCCCAAACTTGGGGCTAATATGAAAAAGGTAAATATCAAAGGGCCACCTCACAGCTCATATACACTGactgaaatttattttctaacactcttttttgtacaaaatgttCAGATCAAGTAAATTGCATACTTTTTAAGCTTAACATAAAGTGTAGTTCAGAATAACTTGTACCTACATattgcagttattttatttttttgctcatacagtttattgtttattgtaatacCGGACAAATAAACACCATTACTCAAACTACTATGAACTTGCACATATTGTACTGTAGCTAGCAAGTAGCAACTGCCACTTATTGGAATTTCTTTAGCTGTAATGACTGACAGGTAAAATAATAGACGTGGCCCAATCCTGCCTTAGCAGCACCCTGAGGTGAGGTGGCAGAGTCATACTCTTTGTGAAATTGACCTCACGTCTGCCTCAGCTGCGCAGCTACCTCAGACCCATCCCctctgtctgcgcagctggAGAACTGTAACTATGCCGTGGAGCTGGGGAAGCACGAGGCCAAGTTTTCCCTTGTCGGCATTGGAGGGCAGGACCTGAACGACGGCAATGCCACCCTGACGCTGGCACTGGTGTGGCAGCTCATGAGGAGGTAAGAGGATGAGGCGCGCGTGGCGCATCGCGGCTGGCATCATTTATGCACAAGTGGGACCGATGAATGATGTCATTAGCAGCTGCTGAGAGCCTGACTGTGAATTTAGAGTGAGAGTAACTATGAGGGGGCGGAGGGTTGAAACATGTAGTGATAAAATGGAGGGTGTGATTATCTGTATCTGGATGAAAGATGTGTCTGACTTGTGCCTGGTTTCATAAATCAAACGTGTGACAGTAAAACCAtggctgtgttttcttttggtgACTGACCTGGATTTTACCTTTTTCCCAGGTACACCCTGAATGTACTAGAGGACCTCGGAGATGGATCGAAAGCCAATGATGACATCATTGTCAATTGGGTCAATAAGGTTTTGGCTGAGGCAGGAAAGCAATCCAAAATATCAAGCTTCAAGGTCAGCGGACATTTCTCAACCGACCATTTTTTCCCACTGCATGTTTTACTTTACCTGCTGTATGTCTTACCTTAAAGATTGACCTCATTATAGACAGATAAAAGCTGACAATGTTTAAGGCTTCTTTGCTTTCAATTCTGTGTATCAAGGCATGCAGTTAAGTGCATGCACACCTGATTCATGCTTGATGAAGAtacaaaagaacatttttaattgacCTTGATCTTGATGCAACCAATTATTGGGCCAGACCTGCAAAGCTcgttcactcattcactcttcAGTGAGGAAAAGAAAACTCGTGAAATTTTTTCAGTTCGTTTTTGGGTGTACACAGCATTTATAAACCAGTCTCTGAGACAGATTTACAAGGTTGTGGCATGGCCTGTCCAGCTTAACTTTTTTTGAGAATCGTTTGCAAGCAGCTGtgaactttttcaaaaaaaagttgcaGTGAATTTTGAGACGTGTTCTGGGGTGTGTGGtaaagaacacagacacaggcatcTTCTGACTGCGTTTTCTGTTGGGTCTGCAGGACAAAGGGATCAGCTCCAGCATTGCGGTACTGGACCTGATCGATGCCATCCAGCCGGGCTGCATCAACTACGAGCTGGTGAAGACGGGCGACCTGTCTGATGAGGACAAGCTGGACAACGCTAAGTAAGTGCGCTCATGAATGCCGTACCCCAACGGCACAGTCTCCCTGAATCACCATCCCAGAGCTGCTCTCTTCAGGTCCTCTGGCtttaacacagcacagcagatgTATTGTCCAAAGGAGTGTAGCTGTAAAACCACAGAAAGCTGACCCTGCCTCCAATTctaccccgcccctccctctaCAGGTACGCTGTGTCCATGGCCCGAAAGATTGGCGCCAGAGTCTACGCCCTTCCTGATGACCTGGTGGAGGTGAAACCCAAAATGGTGATGACGGTCTTCGCCTGTCTGATGGGACGAGGGATGAAGAAGGCGTAAAGGGACCATGCCGTGCCATGCCATGCCATGCCGGGccagcacacagaccaacaTCTCCCCCATAAGCCGTTTGCTGGTTGAAAGGCTTCTGGTTAAAGGAATTACTACAGCCAttgcttaaaagaaaaaaatgtaaatcaacAGACATTAAAACTAAAGAATCTTGTGTTGCTTTGGCAGGACTAATAAGGTCttaatggggtggggtggggtgatggGAAGGAGCTGGCATTGT
It contains:
- the LOC135251161 gene encoding plastin-3-like, which translates into the protein MAGKISKDELEELREAFDKVDLNSNGFISDCELQELFKEANLPLPGYRVREIIQNLMKEGDRDKDNKISFDEFVSIFQELKSSQVAKTFRKAINRKEGILAIGGTSELSSEGTQHSFSEEERFAFVNWINTALEQDPDCKHVLPMDPNTNALFKAVGDGIVLCKMINLSVPDTIDERTINKKKLTPFTTQENLNLALNSASAIGCHVVNIGAMDLREGKPHLVLGLLWQIIKIGLFADIELSRNEALAALLREGETLEDLMKLSPEELLLRWANFHLENAGWSKINNLSSDIKDSRAYFHLLNQISPKGTKEGEDRIDIDMSGFGEKDDLKRAEYMLQQADALGCRQFVTPADVVSGNPKLNLAFVANLFNKYPSLTKPENQDIDWGRLEGETREERTFRNWMNSLGVNPHVNHLYGDLQDALVILQLYEKIKVPVDWTNKVNRPPYPKLGANMKKLENCNYAVELGKHEAKFSLVGIGGQDLNDGNATLTLALVWQLMRRYTLNVLEDLGDGSKANDDIIVNWVNKVLAEAGKQSKISSFKDKGISSSIAVLDLIDAIQPGCINYELVKTGDLSDEDKLDNAKYAVSMARKIGARVYALPDDLVEVKPKMVMTVFACLMGRGMKKA